GGTGCGCTCTCAAGACGAACAGATGGGCCACTTATTCCCTGAACCGACTTCTGTATCTCCGTCTCGTGCGCCGGCCGGAGTCAAAGGCAGCGCCTCGTCATCTGCCGAATCGGTGGCGCTGTCCAAGGAGCTGAAGCGTCGAGGCTGGAAGTTCGTGAAGCCTACGACTGTCTATGCGTTCCTGCAGGCCAAGGGGCTGTTCAACGACCATGCAACCGAATGTGCGATCAGGGCAGAAACTGAATGTGCGCGGCAATCCTTCAATAAGCCTTAGCTGTGGATTGATCTTCGCAACCGGGAAGCGTCAGCTAGCGGCCAGGAGCAGACACTTGCCTGGTGTAGCTTCCCCTCAAGCTGACGCTTGAAACTGTTAACGACCGCCTCTGGTCGCAACCAAGATCCGCTGCAACCCTTCTTGGTCAAATCAGACCTTGTGCACCTCTTTCCTTTGCTAGCCAATGAGCAGGCTGCCGAGCCTGCCAATTTCTACCGCTGAGCATTCCAACCATCGATAAGGCTGTATGAAAGCTGCGTATCGGATACCCTTGCGCGACGAATCAATCAGGATGCTGTGAACTGAACCATGGGTTTCAAACAACTAGCTGAGCTACGTGACCGCCTGCGGGCTGAAAAAGGCCAGGCCAAGGCCGA
The genomic region above belongs to Pseudomonas sp. GOM7 and contains:
- a CDS encoding DNA-3-methyladenine glycosylase I, whose amino-acid sequence is MGHLFPEPTSVSPSRAPAGVKGSASSSAESVALSKELKRRGWKFVKPTTVYAFLQAKGLFNDHATECAIRAETECARQSFNKP